A stretch of DNA from Bacteroidales bacterium:
CCCATCATCCTCCGGCAATGAAGTGTTGACAAAAATTCTCTTGGTTACATATCCTTCCTTTGAAAATGCTATGGTATATTCCTTGTTCAAATCCATTTCCAGTTGAAACAAGCCTTCCTGGCCTGTTGTAAGCGTCTTTTCTTTTTGGGAGTTTTGATATACATCAATATTGGCTCCGGGGAGGGGCTCATAGTCTTCTTCAACCATTTTTTCCAGCACCCCTTTAAGCAATAAAACTCCATCGTTTTGTTGGGAATAGGCCACACGGAAGAAAGCCCAAAACAAGATAATACAGAGGGTAAGGAAGATACGCTTCTTGCTCATAAAACATAATTTTCAAAAACCAATCATACGATACAGGAAACAAAATGTTCCTCGCAAAACCCAGTTATTTTTCCCAATAAAAATTATATTTGTCCTCATTATTTACTATTTATGATATACCAACAACAATTAGCATGAAAAGAATACTTGTAACCGGCGGCTCGGGATTCATAGGCTCTCACCTCTGTGAACGCCTGCTCAATGAAGGCAACGAAGTGCTGTGCCTGGACAACTTTTTCACCGGTTCAAAACAAAACATCGTTCATTTAATGAATAACCCCTACTTTGAAATAATCAGGCACGACATTACCCAGGCATACTATGCAGAAGTAGAGGAAATCTATAACCTGGCCTGTCCTGCTTCACCGGTTCACTACCAGTACAATCCGATAAAAACCATTAAAACCTCGGTAATGGGAGCCATCAATATGCTGGGTCTGGCCAAACGAATTAAAGCCAAAATCCTGCAGGCTTCAACCAGTGAAGTTTATGGAGATCCTACCATCCATCCGCAAACCGAAGATTATTGGGGTAATGTAAATCCAATTGGTAAAAGATCCTGTTACGATGAAGGAAAAAGGTGTGCCGAATCCCTGTTCGTCAATTACAATCTGCAGAATAACGTAAACATCAGGATAGCCCGGATATTTAATACTTATGGCCCAAGAATGAGCCTCAACGACGGACGGGTCATTTCAAACTTCGTCATTCAGGCACTGAAGAACGAACCCATTACAATATTCGGAGAAGGCAAACAAACACGAAGTTTTCAATATATCGACGATCTGGTGGAAGCTTTGATTCGTCTGATGAACAGTGGCGATAACAACATTGATCCCGTTAATATTGGCAATCCTGGTGAATTTACCATGATAGAACTTGCGAATAAAATTATTGAACTTACCAATTCAAAATCGGAGTTGAGCTTTCACCCTTTGCCTGAAAATGATCCGGTTCAAAGGCAGCCCGATATCACAAAAGCTTATGATATATTGGGATGGGAACCCCACATTGACCTGGAATCCGGATTGAAAAAAACCATTGAATATTTTAAAAAAGAACTGGAAAAATGAAAGGCATTATTCTGGCCGGCGGAGCCGGCACACGTCTTTATCCGCTGACGAAAAGCATTTCGAAACAGATCATACCGGTCTATGACAAACCCATGATCTATTATCCCCTCTCGGTGCTTATGCTTGCCGGGATCAGGGAAATTCTTGTTATATCCAGTCCGAAAGATATTAATCTCTATAAGGACTTGCTGGGTGATGGGAGTCAGATAGGCCTGGAACTCTCCTACGAGGTTCAGCCTTCTCCCGAAGGTTTGGCACAGGCTTTTATCATTGGGGAAAGGTTCATAGGAGATGATTCGGTTTGTATGATACTGGGCGATAATATCTTCTATGGATATAACTTAAGTCAGTTGTTGCAGGAATCCGCCAAACTGGAGGACGGAGCCATAATCTTCGGATATTTCGTAAACGATCCCGAAAGGTACGGGGTAGTCGATTTCAACGAAAAAGGTGATGTACTGAGCATCGAAGAGAAACCGGAGAAGCCTAAATCCAATTATGCAGTAACGGGTTTGTATTTTTACAGCAATGATGTGGTACAGAAAGCCAAATCCCTCAAGCCTTCCGCCAGAGGCGAACTGGAAATTACAGACCTAAACAGACTGTATCTGGAAGAAAACAGACTGAAGGTCAAACTGCTGGGGCGGGGCATGGCCTGGCTGGATACCGGCACCCACGACAGCCTGCTTCAGGCCGCCAACTTCATATCCACCATAGAAAAACGACAGGGACTAAAAATAGCCTGTCTTGAAGAAATTGCCTTTTATAAAGGATATATAGACAGGCAGCAATTGCAACATCTGGGTGAACAACTCAAAAAAAACCAATATGGCCAGTATTTGCTTAAACTGGCCCGGCAGGAATTTCAACCCCCAAAAAAATAAATCATGCAAATTGAAAAAACCAACATACCCCATCTGCTTGTAATAAACCCCAGGGTATTTGAAGACAATCGGGGGTACTT
This window harbors:
- a CDS encoding SDR family oxidoreductase, whose translation is MKRILVTGGSGFIGSHLCERLLNEGNEVLCLDNFFTGSKQNIVHLMNNPYFEIIRHDITQAYYAEVEEIYNLACPASPVHYQYNPIKTIKTSVMGAINMLGLAKRIKAKILQASTSEVYGDPTIHPQTEDYWGNVNPIGKRSCYDEGKRCAESLFVNYNLQNNVNIRIARIFNTYGPRMSLNDGRVISNFVIQALKNEPITIFGEGKQTRSFQYIDDLVEALIRLMNSGDNNIDPVNIGNPGEFTMIELANKIIELTNSKSELSFHPLPENDPVQRQPDITKAYDILGWEPHIDLESGLKKTIEYFKKELEK
- the rfbA gene encoding glucose-1-phosphate thymidylyltransferase RfbA; the protein is MKGIILAGGAGTRLYPLTKSISKQIIPVYDKPMIYYPLSVLMLAGIREILVISSPKDINLYKDLLGDGSQIGLELSYEVQPSPEGLAQAFIIGERFIGDDSVCMILGDNIFYGYNLSQLLQESAKLEDGAIIFGYFVNDPERYGVVDFNEKGDVLSIEEKPEKPKSNYAVTGLYFYSNDVVQKAKSLKPSARGELEITDLNRLYLEENRLKVKLLGRGMAWLDTGTHDSLLQAANFISTIEKRQGLKIACLEEIAFYKGYIDRQQLQHLGEQLKKNQYGQYLLKLARQEFQPPKK